Proteins from one Bactrocera neohumeralis isolate Rockhampton chromosome 3, APGP_CSIRO_Bneo_wtdbg2-racon-allhic-juicebox.fasta_v2, whole genome shotgun sequence genomic window:
- the LOC126752156 gene encoding uncharacterized protein LOC126752156: MATQQNASFFSIPVFHSSSEFRVNTAYFSKEDLSLFVENLETIENLNRKVRQRRQHFEEQIRETRTILENSLQIATKPSNMGCMPSPTSSLHEELRTLRIAKETPQRNRKPQPESPIERQELQPKRPISMRRSSDEEETYFSDANASPDRTPVSMAKKPRLLFAPSPKPLKGDNSGSDSEESGIYPLADTPQQKPFRARTNALAEKPKVSTGSRILALLLRREILKNQQKEQPEEIVRIKKAASNLNVSKEHEEHDFHEFIKQKYKRFALRYIRKMKKHVVVEEEPEKPSDLEMLDKALRYMTL, translated from the coding sequence ATGGCCACGCAACAAAACGCCAGTTTCTTCTCCATACCGGTTTTCCATTCGTCATCTGAATTTCGCGTCAACACAGCATACTTCTCCAAGGAGGATCTATCGCTCTTCGTCGAGAACTTGGAGACTATAGAAAATCTGAATCGCAAAGTGCGTCAACGTCGTCAGCACTTCGAGGAGCAAATACGTGAGACACGCACAATACTGGAGAACTCACTGCAAATCGCCACAAAGCCAAGCAATATGGGCTGCATGCCAAGTCCCACATCATCACTGCATGAGGAACTGCGTACTTTACGTATCGCGAAAGAAACACCGCAACGTAACCGCAAACCGCAACCAGAATCGCCAATCGAACGCCAAGAACTGCAGCCAAAACGTCCGATCTCAATGCGCAGATCCTCGGACGAGGAAGAGACTTACTTCAGCGATGCCAACGCAAGCCCGGATCGCACACCAGTTAGTATGGCGAAAAAACCACGCCTGCTATTCGCCCCATCACCGAAACCACTGAAGGGTGACAATTCCGGTTCGGATTCTGAAGAGTCTGGCATATACCCACTAGCTGACACGCCACAACAGAAACCATTTCGTGCACGCACGAACGCGTTGGCCGAGAAGCCGAAAGTTTCGACCGGCTCACGCATACTTGCTTTACTGCTGAGGCGCGAGATCTTAAAGAATCAACAAAAAGAGCAACCTGAGGAAATAGTACGCATCAAGAAAGCTGCCTCCAATCTCAATGTCAGCAAGGAGCATGAAGAGCACGATTTCCACGAGTTCATCAAGCAGAAGTACAAGCGTTTCGCCTTACGCTATATACGCAAAATGAAGAAGCACGTCGTGGTCGAGGAAGAACCGGAAAAGCCCAGCGACTTGGAGATGTTGGACAAAGCGCTGCGCTACATGACATTATAA